In a genomic window of Streptomyces sp. SJL17-4:
- a CDS encoding DUF3817 domain-containing protein — MDIKTASSLHRLRLVSAPEAVSFLLLLVCSVLKRTTDFNAVPVMGAIHGVLFILYVLFWLDAWNRTKWSFGTAALYFVLSVLPLGGFYAERKLKREAQDAVIASRARAAASDDAVKA, encoded by the coding sequence GTGGACATCAAGACCGCTTCCTCCCTCCACCGGCTTCGGCTCGTCTCCGCGCCGGAGGCCGTCTCGTTCCTGCTCCTGCTCGTCTGCTCGGTGCTCAAGCGGACGACGGACTTCAACGCGGTGCCGGTCATGGGCGCGATCCACGGCGTGCTGTTCATCCTCTACGTCCTGTTCTGGCTGGACGCCTGGAACCGCACCAAGTGGAGCTTCGGGACCGCCGCGCTCTACTTCGTCCTCTCGGTGCTGCCGCTGGGCGGCTTCTACGCGGAGCGGAAGCTGAAGCGTGAGGCCCAGGACGCGGTCATCGCCTCCCGCGCCCGCGCCGCCGCCTCCGATGACGCGGTGAAGGCATGA
- a CDS encoding AIM24 family protein, with amino-acid sequence MATFRLQGSKVLAVSMTGDAVKAKNGSMVAYDGQMAFKKMSGGGEGLRGMVTRRLTGEQMEVMEVRGQGTCWFADRASEINLVSLHGDKLWVEASNLLCTDGGLRTGTTFTGLRGGATGNGLFTTTVEGTGQAAIMSDGPAVVLRVTPQYPLQVDPGAYIAHQGNLQQHFQSGVTFRTFMGEGGGEAFQIRFEGDGLVYVQPSERNTIGGDV; translated from the coding sequence GTGGCAACGTTCCGACTCCAAGGCAGCAAGGTGCTCGCCGTCTCGATGACAGGCGACGCCGTCAAGGCGAAGAACGGCTCGATGGTCGCCTACGACGGCCAGATGGCGTTCAAGAAGATGAGCGGTGGCGGTGAGGGCCTGCGCGGCATGGTCACCCGTCGGCTCACGGGTGAGCAGATGGAGGTGATGGAGGTACGCGGCCAGGGGACCTGCTGGTTCGCCGACCGGGCCTCCGAGATCAACCTCGTCAGCCTGCACGGCGACAAGCTCTGGGTCGAGGCGAGCAATCTGCTCTGCACCGACGGGGGGCTGCGCACCGGCACCACCTTCACGGGCCTGCGCGGCGGGGCCACCGGCAACGGCCTGTTCACGACCACGGTCGAGGGCACCGGCCAGGCCGCGATCATGTCCGACGGCCCGGCGGTGGTGCTGCGGGTGACCCCGCAGTACCCGCTCCAGGTCGACCCCGGCGCGTACATCGCCCACCAGGGCAACCTCCAGCAGCACTTCCAGTCGGGTGTGACCTTCCGCACCTTCATGGGCGAGGGCGGCGGCGAGGCCTTCCAGATCCGCTTCGAGGGGGACGGCCTCGTGTACGTCCAGCCGAGCGAGCGGAACACGATCGGGGGCGACGTCTGA
- a CDS encoding AIM24 family protein, translating to MPFREINSKMVEATVIPGQRIFSQRGAMLAYRGDVTFTPNTAGGQGGVMSMIGRRVAGEATPLMTVEGNGTVMFGHGGHHIQVIGLTGDTLYVEADRLLAFDGTLEQGTMFMGSQGGVMGMVRGQVTGQGLFTTTLKGHGAVAVMAHGGVIELPITPGRPVHVDPQAYVAHHGDVRNKLSTALGWRDMVGRGSGEAFQLELSGSGAVYVQASEEKL from the coding sequence ATGCCGTTCCGTGAGATCAACTCGAAGATGGTCGAGGCGACCGTCATCCCCGGGCAGCGGATATTCAGCCAGCGCGGCGCGATGCTCGCGTACCGGGGCGACGTCACTTTCACGCCGAACACGGCGGGCGGCCAGGGCGGCGTGATGTCGATGATCGGCCGCCGGGTGGCCGGCGAGGCGACGCCGCTGATGACCGTCGAGGGCAACGGCACGGTGATGTTCGGGCACGGCGGTCACCACATCCAGGTGATCGGGCTGACCGGCGACACCCTGTATGTGGAGGCCGACCGTCTCCTCGCCTTCGACGGCACCCTGGAGCAGGGCACGATGTTCATGGGCTCCCAGGGCGGGGTCATGGGCATGGTCCGCGGCCAGGTGACCGGCCAGGGACTCTTCACCACCACCCTCAAGGGCCACGGTGCGGTGGCGGTCATGGCGCACGGCGGGGTCATCGAGCTGCCGATCACGCCCGGCCGCCCGGTCCATGTGGACCCGCAGGCGTACGTGGCCCACCACGGCGACGTGCGGAACAAGCTCTCCACCGCGCTCGGCTGGCGCGACATGGTGGGGCGCGGCTCGGGCGAGGCGTTCCAGCTGGAGCTGAGCGGCAGTGGTGCGGTCTACGTCCAGGCCTCGGAGGAGAAGCTGTGA
- a CDS encoding AIM24 family protein — protein sequence MSTPVIHDPTTLPSDDNVNPYTFCVELKGSQWFLQKGKMIAYYGRIEFNGIGHGRLDRLVRTSFHSPLHASDWVVAEGSGKMLLADRAFDVNSFDLDNGNLTIRSGNLLAYQPTLALKQSIVPGFVTLIGTGKFVAASNGPVVFMEPPMRVDPQALVGWADCPSPCHHYDHGYMTGVMGGVRALTGIGGTSGEEHQFEFVGAGTVLLQSTEILMADRAIGGPPAQAGVPGGHGSPGSGQSVQGSVPRLPGQLGDLQRRFGL from the coding sequence GTGAGCACCCCGGTGATCCACGACCCGACGACCCTGCCGTCGGACGACAACGTGAACCCGTACACCTTCTGCGTGGAGCTCAAGGGCTCCCAGTGGTTCCTGCAGAAGGGCAAGATGATCGCCTACTACGGGCGGATCGAGTTCAACGGCATCGGACACGGGCGGCTGGACCGGCTGGTCCGGACGTCGTTCCACTCGCCGCTGCACGCGAGCGACTGGGTGGTGGCCGAGGGCAGCGGGAAGATGCTGCTGGCGGACCGGGCCTTCGACGTGAACTCGTTCGACCTGGACAACGGCAACCTGACGATCCGTTCCGGGAACCTCCTCGCGTACCAGCCGACGCTCGCGCTGAAGCAGTCGATCGTGCCGGGCTTCGTGACGCTGATCGGCACGGGCAAGTTCGTGGCCGCGTCGAACGGCCCGGTGGTCTTCATGGAGCCGCCGATGCGGGTGGACCCGCAGGCCCTGGTCGGCTGGGCGGACTGCCCCTCCCCGTGCCACCACTACGACCACGGCTACATGACGGGCGTGATGGGCGGTGTCCGGGCGCTGACGGGCATCGGCGGCACCTCGGGCGAGGAGCACCAGTTCGAGTTCGTGGGCGCGGGCACGGTCCTCCTCCAGTCGACGGAGATCCTGATGGCGGACCGCGCGATCGGCGGACCGCCGGCCCAGGCGGGCGTACCGGGCGGCCACGGATCGCCCGGTTCCGGCCAGTCTGTGCAAGGCTCGGTACCGCGTCTTCCCGGCCAGCTGGGCGACCTCCAGCGTCGCTTCGGGCTGTGA
- a CDS encoding MarR family transcriptional regulator, with amino-acid sequence METETATPWLTDAEQCAWRTFLDVQRMLTYQLERDLQPFGLTMNDYEILVNLSESAERRLRMSDLAAATLQSKSRLSHQITRMENAGLVRRENCESDRRGLYAVLTDAGMDTMHKVAPHHVESVRKHFIDQIGSDALGDLRESLTPVADQLRGRRGKP; translated from the coding sequence ATGGAGACCGAGACCGCCACTCCGTGGCTGACCGACGCCGAGCAGTGTGCGTGGCGCACATTCCTGGACGTCCAGAGGATGCTGACGTACCAGCTGGAGCGGGACCTCCAGCCCTTCGGACTGACGATGAACGACTACGAGATCCTCGTGAACCTCTCTGAGTCGGCGGAACGGCGGCTGCGCATGAGCGATCTGGCCGCGGCCACGCTCCAGTCGAAGAGCCGGCTCTCGCACCAGATCACCCGGATGGAGAACGCCGGACTCGTCCGGCGCGAGAACTGCGAGTCCGACCGGCGCGGGCTGTACGCGGTGCTGACCGACGCGGGCATGGACACCATGCACAAGGTCGCCCCGCACCACGTCGAGTCCGTGCGCAAGCACTTCATCGACCAGATCGGCTCGGACGCGCTCGGCGACCTGCGCGAGTCCCTGACACCGGTCGCGGACCAGCTGCGGGGTCGGCGCGGGAAGCCTTGA
- a CDS encoding HAMP domain-containing sensor histidine kinase, with protein MKGRRFLSSVRARATLGATVVVAVALVAAGIAVLLSLRDNLADRADAQADSAGRQVGAQIARGTPYPRLRLPDGSDHPVQVVDRDGRVLAVSEDLERISGTGVPGVTPVEEPGADRDNESDADDPETGELGDITWHSSGRATVDGDEAAYRFAEVEVTDSRGETVLVYAGAPLETQQDAVRIAATVMLIGLPVLLLVVGGVTWLVTRRALRPVEDIRREMAAITASEDLSRRVPEPDTGDEVASLARTTNRTLAALEASVDRQRRFVADASHELRSPIASLRTQLEVGAAHPELLDVPGAVEDTVRLQQLATDLLLLARLDAGERPGRTRIDLGELVRAEAGGRRSGDRIEVLVEAEEGVELTGSRGQLARLVTNLLDNARRHARSRITVTVRAEGGRALLAVTDDGEGVPVAERERIFERFVRLDDARSRDEGGAGLGLAIARDVARRHGGDLTVTAAPEGAGDDPSRGARFELWLPLDG; from the coding sequence GTGAAGGGCCGACGGTTCCTCTCCTCGGTCCGCGCCAGGGCCACGCTCGGCGCGACCGTGGTCGTGGCCGTCGCCCTGGTCGCCGCGGGCATCGCCGTACTCCTCTCGCTGCGCGACAACCTCGCCGACCGGGCGGACGCCCAGGCCGACAGCGCGGGCCGCCAGGTCGGCGCGCAGATCGCCCGCGGAACGCCGTACCCGCGGCTGCGCCTGCCCGACGGTTCGGACCACCCCGTGCAGGTGGTCGACCGGGACGGCCGGGTGCTCGCCGTGAGCGAGGACCTGGAGAGGATCAGCGGCACGGGCGTTCCCGGCGTCACCCCCGTCGAGGAGCCCGGCGCCGACCGCGACAACGAGTCCGACGCCGACGACCCCGAGACCGGCGAGCTGGGCGACATCACCTGGCACAGTTCGGGCCGGGCCACCGTGGACGGCGACGAGGCCGCGTACCGCTTCGCGGAGGTCGAGGTCACCGACTCCCGTGGCGAGACCGTCCTCGTGTACGCGGGTGCCCCGCTGGAGACCCAGCAGGACGCCGTACGGATCGCGGCCACGGTCATGCTCATCGGCCTGCCGGTGCTGCTCCTCGTGGTGGGGGGCGTGACCTGGCTGGTGACCCGCCGCGCCCTGCGCCCGGTCGAGGACATCCGCAGGGAGATGGCCGCCATCACGGCCTCCGAGGACCTGAGCCGCCGGGTGCCGGAGCCGGACACCGGCGACGAGGTGGCGAGCCTCGCCCGCACCACCAACCGGACGCTCGCCGCCCTGGAGGCCTCCGTGGACCGGCAGCGGCGCTTCGTCGCGGACGCCTCCCACGAACTGCGCAGCCCCATCGCCTCGCTGCGTACCCAGCTGGAGGTGGGCGCGGCCCATCCGGAGCTCCTCGACGTCCCGGGAGCCGTCGAGGACACCGTGCGCCTGCAGCAGCTCGCCACCGACCTGCTGCTGCTCGCGCGCCTCGACGCGGGGGAGCGTCCTGGACGGACGCGGATCGACCTCGGGGAGCTGGTGCGGGCGGAGGCGGGCGGCCGCCGGTCCGGTGACCGGATCGAGGTCCTGGTGGAGGCCGAGGAGGGGGTCGAGCTGACCGGCTCCCGAGGCCAGCTGGCCCGACTGGTCACCAACCTGCTGGACAACGCCCGGCGCCACGCCCGGTCCCGGATCACCGTGACGGTCCGCGCGGAGGGCGGGCGGGCGCTCCTGGCGGTCACGGACGACGGGGAGGGCGTGCCCGTCGCCGAGCGCGAGCGGATCTTCGAGCGGTTCGTCCGGCTCGACGACGCCCGGTCGCGTGACGAGGGCGGAGCAGGTCTCGGTCTCGCGATCGCCCGTGACGTGGCCCGGCGCCACGGCGGTGACCTCACGGTGACGGCGGCGCCGGAAGGAGCCGGAGATGACCCGTCCCGGGGCGCACGCTTCGAGCTGTGGCTGCCCCTGGACGGGTAG
- a CDS encoding response regulator transcription factor encodes MRLLIVEDEKRLALSLAKGLTAEGYAVDVVHDGLEGLHRASGSAYDLIVLDIMLPGMNGYRVCSALRAAGDDVPILMLTAKDGEYDEAEGLDTGADDYLTKPFSYVVLVARIRALLRRRRGAGASPVLDLGELRVDTAARRVHRGEDEVPLTTKEFAVLEQLALRAGEVVSKAEILEHVWDFAYEGDPNIVEVYVSTLRRKLGPALIRTVRGAGYRLETR; translated from the coding sequence ATGCGACTGCTCATCGTGGAGGACGAGAAGCGTCTCGCCCTCTCCCTCGCCAAGGGCCTCACCGCCGAGGGCTACGCCGTCGACGTCGTCCACGACGGCCTCGAAGGGCTGCACCGGGCGAGCGGTTCGGCGTACGACCTGATCGTGCTCGACATCATGCTGCCCGGCATGAACGGCTACCGCGTCTGCTCCGCGCTGCGCGCCGCGGGCGACGACGTGCCGATCCTGATGCTGACCGCCAAGGACGGCGAGTACGACGAGGCCGAGGGCCTCGACACGGGCGCCGACGACTACCTCACCAAGCCGTTCTCCTACGTCGTCCTGGTGGCCAGGATCCGGGCGCTGCTGCGCCGCCGGCGCGGCGCGGGCGCCTCCCCGGTCCTCGACCTCGGCGAGCTGCGGGTCGACACAGCGGCCCGCCGCGTGCACCGCGGCGAGGACGAGGTCCCGCTCACCACCAAGGAGTTCGCCGTCCTGGAACAGCTCGCGCTGCGCGCCGGCGAGGTGGTGTCGAAGGCCGAGATCCTGGAGCACGTCTGGGACTTCGCCTACGAGGGCGACCCGAACATCGTCGAGGTGTACGTCAGCACGCTGCGCCGCAAGCTCGGCCCGGCCCTGATCCGGACGGTGCGCGGCGCCGGATACCGCCTGGAGACGCGGTGA
- a CDS encoding PepSY domain-containing protein — MKRTPLIAALTATALVCGGASVALADDRADRADRDEARDAKVTAVQAIDAALKAQPGTVVAADLDDDGWEVELLGKGTTSYTVHVDATTGKVVAEETDADDDESDDRGTLKGAGVDAREAAEAASAKGFVTSLSLDDDDRSWDVETGDDADWNVDLKTAKVTPDTEATSAASEADDADDADDAADHDD, encoded by the coding sequence ATGAAGCGCACCCCCCTGATCGCCGCCCTCACCGCGACCGCCCTGGTCTGTGGCGGAGCCTCGGTCGCCCTCGCGGACGACCGGGCCGACCGGGCCGACCGGGACGAGGCGCGGGACGCGAAGGTGACCGCCGTGCAGGCGATCGACGCGGCGCTGAAGGCACAGCCGGGCACGGTCGTGGCCGCGGACCTGGACGACGACGGCTGGGAGGTCGAGCTCCTCGGCAAGGGCACGACCTCGTACACGGTCCATGTGGACGCCACCACGGGGAAGGTCGTCGCCGAGGAGACGGACGCGGACGACGACGAGAGCGACGACCGCGGCACGCTGAAGGGCGCGGGCGTCGACGCCCGCGAGGCCGCCGAGGCGGCCTCGGCGAAGGGCTTCGTCACGTCGCTGTCCCTGGACGACGACGACCGCTCCTGGGACGTGGAGACGGGCGACGACGCGGACTGGAACGTCGACCTGAAGACGGCGAAGGTCACGCCGGACACGGAGGCGACGAGCGCGGCGTCCGAGGCGGACGACGCGGACGACGCGGACGACGCCGCCGACCACGACGACTGA
- the meaB gene encoding methylmalonyl Co-A mutase-associated GTPase MeaB has protein sequence MLDVPALVTQAREGRPRAVARLISLVEGASPQLREVMATLAPLTGGAYVVGLTGSPGVGKSTSTSALVSAYRRAGKRVGVLAVDPSSPFSGGALLGDRVRMSEHASDPGVYIRSMATRGHLGGLAWSAPQAIRVLDAAGCEVILVETVGVGQSEVEIASQADTSVVLLAPGMGDGIQAAKAGILEIGDVYVVNKADRDGADATARELNHMLGLGEARGPGDWRPPIVKTVAARGEGIDEVVEALEKHRAWMEEHGVLAERRRARAAREVETIAVTALRERIGDLHGDRRLDALADRIVAGDLDPYRAADELVAGLTGE, from the coding sequence ATGCTGGACGTCCCCGCTCTGGTCACCCAGGCACGGGAGGGCAGGCCGCGGGCCGTGGCCCGGCTGATCTCGCTCGTGGAGGGGGCGTCCCCGCAGCTGCGTGAGGTGATGGCGACGCTCGCGCCGCTCACCGGCGGCGCGTACGTGGTGGGCCTGACCGGCTCGCCCGGCGTCGGCAAGTCCACGTCGACGTCCGCGCTCGTCTCCGCCTACCGGCGGGCGGGCAAGCGCGTCGGCGTGCTGGCCGTCGACCCGTCCTCGCCGTTCAGCGGCGGGGCGCTCCTCGGCGACCGGGTCCGGATGTCGGAGCACGCCTCCGACCCGGGCGTCTACATCCGCTCCATGGCGACCCGCGGTCACCTGGGCGGTCTCGCCTGGTCCGCCCCGCAGGCCATCCGCGTCCTGGACGCGGCCGGCTGCGAGGTGATCCTCGTGGAGACCGTCGGCGTCGGGCAGTCGGAGGTCGAGATCGCCTCCCAGGCCGACACCTCGGTCGTACTGCTCGCGCCGGGCATGGGCGACGGGATCCAGGCCGCCAAGGCGGGCATCCTGGAGATCGGCGACGTGTACGTGGTGAACAAGGCCGACCGGGACGGTGCGGACGCCACCGCCCGCGAGCTCAACCACATGCTGGGCCTGGGCGAGGCGCGCGGCCCCGGCGACTGGCGGCCGCCGATCGTCAAGACGGTCGCGGCACGCGGCGAGGGCATCGACGAGGTCGTGGAGGCCCTGGAGAAGCACCGCGCCTGGATGGAGGAGCACGGGGTCCTGGCGGAGCGCCGCCGGGCCCGTGCCGCGCGCGAGGTCGAGACCATCGCGGTCACGGCCCTGCGGGAGCGGATCGGCGATCTGCACGGCGACCGGCGCCTGGACGCGCTCGCGGACCGGATCGTGGCGGGCGACCTCGACCCGTACCGCGCGGCGGACGAACTGGTGGCGGGCCTGACGGGCGAGTAG
- a CDS encoding acetyl-CoA C-acetyltransferase: protein MSGTTGTTSVIVAGARTPMGRLLGSLKSFSGADLGGFAIKAALDRAGIGGDQVQYVIMGQVLQAGAGQIPARQAAVKAGIPMNVPALTINKVCLSGLDAIALADQLIRAGEFDVVVAGGQESMTNAPHLLPKSREGFKYGAIEMLDAMAYDGLTDAFENIAMGESTEKHNTRLGIKRPEQDEIAALSHQRAAAAQKNGIFEAEITPVEIPQRKGEPVVFSKDEGIRAETTAESLGKLRPAFAKDGTITAGTSSQISDGAAAVVVMSKAKAEELGLEWIAEIGAHGNVAGPDNSLQSQPSNAILHALKKEGLGVEDLDLIEINEAFAAVAVQSMKDLGVTPEKVNVNGGAIALGHPIGMSGARVVLHLALELRRRGGGVGAAALCGGGGQGDALIVRVPGNGK, encoded by the coding sequence ATGTCTGGAACGACCGGTACCACCTCAGTGATCGTCGCGGGCGCCCGCACGCCCATGGGTCGCCTGCTCGGCTCGCTCAAGTCCTTCTCGGGCGCGGACCTCGGCGGCTTCGCGATCAAGGCCGCCCTCGACCGTGCGGGCATCGGCGGCGACCAGGTCCAGTACGTGATCATGGGCCAGGTGCTCCAGGCGGGCGCCGGCCAGATCCCCGCCCGCCAGGCCGCGGTCAAGGCCGGCATCCCGATGAACGTCCCCGCGCTCACCATCAACAAGGTGTGTCTCTCGGGTCTCGACGCCATCGCGCTCGCCGACCAGCTGATCCGCGCGGGTGAGTTCGACGTGGTCGTCGCCGGCGGCCAGGAGTCGATGACCAACGCCCCGCACCTGCTGCCGAAGTCCCGCGAGGGCTTCAAGTACGGCGCGATCGAGATGCTCGACGCGATGGCGTACGACGGTCTGACCGACGCCTTCGAGAACATCGCCATGGGCGAGTCCACGGAGAAGCACAACACCCGCCTGGGCATCAAGCGCCCGGAGCAGGACGAGATCGCGGCCCTCTCGCACCAGCGTGCCGCCGCCGCCCAGAAGAACGGCATCTTCGAGGCCGAGATCACCCCGGTCGAGATCCCGCAGCGCAAGGGCGAGCCGGTCGTCTTCTCCAAGGACGAGGGCATCCGCGCCGAGACCACCGCCGAGTCCCTCGGCAAGCTCCGCCCGGCCTTCGCCAAGGACGGCACCATCACCGCCGGCACCTCCTCGCAGATCTCCGACGGCGCCGCCGCCGTCGTCGTGATGAGCAAGGCCAAGGCCGAGGAGCTGGGCTTGGAGTGGATCGCCGAGATCGGCGCCCACGGCAACGTCGCGGGCCCGGACAACTCGCTCCAGTCGCAGCCGTCCAACGCGATCCTGCACGCCCTCAAGAAGGAGGGCCTCGGCGTCGAGGACCTCGACCTCATCGAGATCAACGAGGCCTTCGCCGCGGTCGCCGTGCAGTCAATGAAGGACCTCGGCGTTACGCCCGAGAAGGTGAACGTCAACGGTGGCGCGATCGCCCTGGGCCACCCCATCGGCATGTCCGGCGCCCGCGTGGTGCTGCACCTCGCCCTGGAGCTCAGGCGGCGCGGCGGCGGCGTCGGCGCGGCCGCCCTGTGCGGCGGTGGCGGTCAGGGCGACGCGCTGATCGTGCGCGTCCCCGGCAACGGCAAGTAA
- the mce gene encoding methylmalonyl-CoA epimerase — protein sequence MLTRIDHIGIACFDLDKTVDFYRATYGFEVFHSEVNEEQGVREAMLKINDTSDGGASYLQLLEPTREDSAVGKWLAKNGEGVHHIAFGTADVDGDAEDIRSKGVRVLYDQPRIGSMGSRITFLHPKDCHGVLTELVTSAEPSADHSSAEH from the coding sequence ATGCTGACGCGAATCGACCACATCGGGATCGCCTGTTTCGACCTGGACAAGACTGTCGACTTCTACCGTGCCACGTACGGTTTCGAGGTCTTCCACTCCGAGGTCAACGAGGAGCAGGGCGTCCGCGAGGCCATGCTCAAGATCAACGACACCTCGGACGGCGGGGCCTCGTACCTCCAGCTGCTGGAGCCGACCCGGGAGGACTCGGCGGTGGGCAAGTGGCTCGCCAAGAACGGCGAGGGCGTGCACCACATCGCCTTCGGTACGGCGGATGTCGACGGCGACGCCGAGGACATCCGGTCCAAGGGCGTCCGGGTCCTCTACGACCAGCCGCGGATCGGCTCCATGGGCTCCCGGATCACCTTCCTGCACCCCAAGGACTGTCACGGCGTGCTCACGGAACTGGTCACCTCGGCAGAGCCGTCGGCTGACCACTCCTCAGCGGAGCACTGA